From the Gasterosteus aculeatus chromosome 13, fGasAcu3.hap1.1, whole genome shotgun sequence genome, one window contains:
- the aak1a gene encoding AP2-associated protein kinase 1 isoform X5: MKKFFDSRRELVGSGPGSGVGGGGGAGSGGGGSFIGRVFTIGRYQVTVEEIVAEGGFAIVFLVRTHQGVRCALKRMYVNDEHDLQVCQLEIQIMRDLVGNKNIVGFLDSSITAVGAGDVWEVLILMDFCRGGQVVNLMNQRLQTGFTEAEALQIFCDTCEAVARLHQGPAPIVHRDLKVENILLHDRGHYVLCDFGSATNCFQNPQTEGVAVVEEEIKKYTTLSYRAPEMVNLYAGMIITTKADIWAMGCLLYKLCYFTLPFGESQVAICDGSFTIPDNSRYSHDMHCLIRYMLEPDPEKRPDIYQISHFAFKLARRECPVPNEHNSPIPAKLPEPVRASEAVAKKSQTKARITDPVPTLETSIAPRQRPKAGQAQPQPISGILPIQSALTPRKRPNAGTPQAIGVGINVPAAVQAVQQAPVAQAAASSAQTANMQPQATLQHQQLLMKQQQQQQQAAAFLSPQSNQQHQLVQSLVQQQQIQKAPQACSVLPSKHKPVPPVITLQHQQHIAAVHETAASHLTPIPESAVVPAADPEKAGHVTHRVGSLTPPSSPKIAPKSGHRRILSDVTHSAVFGVPVSKSTQLLQAAAAEASLNKSKSASTTPSGSPCSSQQSVYHAGGADAPAAPAAPDTQPSWNPFGDDNFSKLTAEELLNKDFAKLAEAAAAAEKATGSIENLIPGLIAFPAERSADILTAGPALLTAPDPLNSLSLSDTTDSLTGEDSLLGCDLLSHTCPPANQSVSALPSSSCSSAHPGCSSGSCLEELLPGQVASDSAFLMSCGEKGNGDEFDPIPVLISKNSNQDVQRQSNGYSVLGEGQETEPPAADSQANEGCVHSSDEDEDNEEEEEEEPGHREEQEDEGAMESHAASHDFSGSRPLLLDSEDEDEQGPDLALHSSPHCSAGPTTQPSATFHQPTPSTFAHNHFQQAHESAKGACVAGDVFSKAPFQSVQDEAADVFANAPFPRGPLAAPQAFDVFSQAPFGKRKENLGGQHPHAAGVHAVTPDQGALGEVAQQPFRPQALAKYSRHFEGPVPQQPPAAHRVAANVSRRGAAASAPAEHLHSWTSEASAVDPFVSAPFHLKAPQEKP; the protein is encoded by the exons AGGGACCTAGTGGGGAACAAAAACATAGTTGGTTTCCTGGACTCCAGTATAACTGCAGTTGGAGCTGGCGATGTGTGGGAAGTCCTAATCTTAATGGACTTCTGTCGAG GCGGGCAGGTGGTCAACCTAATGAACCAGCGGTTGCAAACAGGCTTCACTGAAGCCGAGGCGTTACAGATCTTTTGTGACACGTGTGAAGCAGTCGCTCGCCTCCACCAGGGCCCGGCTCCAATAGTCCATCGCGATCTCAAG GTGGAAAACATTCTTCTACACGACCGGGGACACTACGTGCTCTGTGATTTTGGAAGTGCCACCAACTGCTTTCAAAATCCTCAGACAGAGGGCGTCGCAGTTGTGGAGGAAGAAATCAAAAA GTACACTACTCTGTCATACCGCGCTCCAGAAATGGTCAACCTCTACGCCGGAATGATTATCACAACAAAGGCAGATATTTGG GCCATGGGTTGTCTACTCTACAAACTGTGCTACTTCACACTTCCTTTTGGGGAGAGCCAAGTGGCTATTTGTGATGGAAGTTTCACAATCCCAGACAATTCCCGCTACTCCCACGACATGCACTGTCTGATCA GGTACATGCTGGAACCTGACCCAGAAAAGAGACCAGACATCTACCAAATATCCCACTTTGCCTTTAAACTGGCTCGACGAGAGTGTCCAGTCCCAAATGAACAC AATTCACCTATTCCTGCAAAACTCCCCGAGCCTGTCCGAGCCAGTGAAGCAGTGGCCAAAAAGAGTCAAACCAAAGCCAG GATCACAGACCCCGTTCCAACCTTGGAAACCTCGATTGCACCTCGGCAACGACCGAAGGCTGGCCAGGCTCAGCCCCAGCCGATATCGGGCATTCTTCCCATCCAGTCCGCTCTCACCCCACGCAAGAGACCCAATGCGGGTACACCACAGGCAATAG GTGTTGGCATCAATGTCCCAGCTGCTGTCCAAGCGGTCCAACAGGCTCCTGTTGCACAGGCTGCAGCGTCATCAGCTCAGACCGCCAACATGCAGCCGCAGGCCAcactgcagcatcagcagctcctcatgaagcagcagcagcagcagcagcaagccgCAGCCTTCTTAAGCCCACAGAGCAACCAGCAG CATCAACTGGTTCAGAGcctcgtccagcagcagcaaatACAAAAAGCGCCTCAGGCGTGTAGCGTGCTGCCGTCCAAACATAAACCTGTTCCTCCAGTTATTACCTTGCAACACCAGCAGCATATAGCCGCTGTCCATGAAACTGCAGCTTCTCATCTGACCCCCATTCCTGAGTCTGCAGTCGTCCCTGCGGCTGACCCAGAG AAGgctggtcatgtgactcacagagTCGGGTCATTGACGCCTCCCTCGTCGCCAAAGATAGCGCCCAAAAGCGGTCACAGGCGCATACTGAGCGACGTCACGCACAGCGCCGTGTTCGGGGTTCCAGTCAGCAAGTCCACCCAGCTGCTCCAGGCTGCCGCAGCTGAGGCTAGCCTCAACAAGTCCAA ATCAGCCAGCACCACTCCATCCGGCTCCCCTTGCTCGTCCCAGCAGAGTGTGTATCATGCGGGTGGCGCTGACGCCCCGGCAGCTCCTGCTGCGCCCGACACTCAGCCGAGCTGGAACCCCTTTGGGGATGATAACTTCTCCAAACTAACAGCAGAGGAGCTCCTTAACAAAGACTTTGCCAAGCTGGCTGAGG ctgctgcagcagcagagaaggCTACGGGCTCCATTGAAAATCTCATTCCAGGGCTCATTGCTTTTCCAG CTGAAAGATCTGCAGACATCCTCACTGCAGGTCCAGCGTTGTTGACTGCCCCGGACCCTCTTAATAGCCTCTCCCTCTCAGACACCACAG ACTCCCTCACAGGGGAGGACTCGTTGCTGGGTTGCGACCTTCTGTCTCATACTTGTCCTCCTGCAAACCAGTCTGTTTCTGCtctgccttcctcctcctgctcctctgctcaCCCCGGCTGCAGCTCTGGATCTtgtctggaggagctgctgcctggTCAGGTGGCTTCTG ACTCTGCTTTCCTCATGTCGTGTGGGGAGAAGGGCAACGGAGACGAGTTTGACCCTATTCCTGTGCTCATCTCCAAAAACTCAAACCAAG ATGTTCAGAGGCAGAGTAATGGCTACTCTGTGCTCGGAGAGGGACAGGAGACCGAACCTCCGGCGGCAGACTCTCAAGCAAACGAGGGATGTGTGCACTccagtgatgaagatgaagacaatgaggaggaggaggaggaagaaccgGGCCATAGGGAAGAGCAGGAGGATGAGGGCGCCATGGAGAGTCACGCAGCCTCACATGACTTCAGCGGCTCCCGACCGCTGCTGCTGGACtctgaggatgaagatgagcaAGGACCGGACTTGGCCCTCCACTCGTCACCGCACTGCAGCGCCGGACCAACGACGCAACCATCCGCTACCTTCCACCAACCGACTCCGAGCACCTTTGCGCACAATCACTTCCAACAGGCACACGAGTCGGCCAAAGGGGCGTGCGTTGCCGGCGACGTCTTCTCGAAGGCCCCCTTTCAGAGTGTGCAAGACGAAGCGGCCGACGTGTTCGCCAACGCTCCGTTCCCACGTGGCCCGCTCGCCGCTCCGCAGGCCTTTGATGttttttctcaggctcccttcggaaaaagaaaggagaatcTCGGAGGTCAGCATCCTCACGCCGCCGGAGTGCACGCCGTGACCCCCGATCAAGGCGCGTTGGGAGAAGTTGCCCAACAACCTTTCCGCCCACAAGCTCTGGCCAAATATTCCCGACACTTTGAGGGACCTGTGCCCCAGCAGCCCCCGGCCGCTCATCGAGTGGCGGCTAACGTGAGCAGGCGCGGCGCTGCGGCGTCGGCCCCCGCAGAACATCTTCACTCATGGACCTCAGAGGCGAGCGCCGTGGACCCCTTCGTCTCTGCACCGTTCCACCTCAAGGCCCCGCAAGAAAAGCCCTGA
- the aak1a gene encoding AP2-associated protein kinase 1 isoform X3, which translates to MKKFFDSRRELVGSGPGSGVGGGGGAGSGGGGSFIGRVFTIGRYQVTVEEIVAEGGFAIVFLVRTHQGVRCALKRMYVNDEHDLQVCQLEIQIMRDLVGNKNIVGFLDSSITAVGAGDVWEVLILMDFCRGGQVVNLMNQRLQTGFTEAEALQIFCDTCEAVARLHQGPAPIVHRDLKVENILLHDRGHYVLCDFGSATNCFQNPQTEGVAVVEEEIKKYTTLSYRAPEMVNLYAGMIITTKADIWAMGCLLYKLCYFTLPFGESQVAICDGSFTIPDNSRYSHDMHCLIRYMLEPDPEKRPDIYQISHFAFKLARRECPVPNEHNSPIPAKLPEPVRASEAVAKKSQTKARITDPVPTLETSIAPRQRPKAGQAQPQPISGILPIQSALTPRKRPNAGTPQAIGVGINVPAAVQAVQQAPVAQAAASSAQTANMQPQATLQHQQLLMKQQQQQQQAAAFLSPQSNQQHQLVQSLVQQQQIQKAPQACSVLPSKHKPVPPVITLQHQQHIAAVHETAASHLTPIPESAVVPAADPEKAGHVTHRVGSLTPPSSPKIAPKSGHRRILSDVTHSAVFGVPVSKSTQLLQAAAAEASLNKSKSASTTPSGSPCSSQQSVYHAGGADAPAAPAAPDTQPSWNPFGDDNFSKLTAEELLNKDFAKLAEAAAAAEKATGSIENLIPGLIAFPAERSADILTAGPALLTAPDPLNSLSLSDTTEKLIKGLTSPEPSLLLPDLLTLANPFGTAAESSINDSLTGEDSLLGCDLLSHTCPPANQSVSALPSSSCSSAHPGCSSGSCLEELLPGQVASDVQRQSNGYSVLGEGQETEPPAADSQANEGCVHSSDEDEDNEEEEEEEPGHREEQEDEGAMESHAASHDFSGSRPLLLDSEDEDEQGPDLALHSSPHCSAGPTTQPSATFHQPTPSTFAHNHFQQAHESAKGACVAGDVFSKAPFQSVQDEAADVFANAPFPRGPLAAPQAFDVFSQAPFGKRKENLGGQHPHAAGVHAVTPDQGALGEVAQQPFRPQALAKYSRHFEGPVPQQPPAAHRVAANVSRRGAAASAPAEHLHSWTSEASAVDPFVSAPFHLKAPQEKP; encoded by the exons AGGGACCTAGTGGGGAACAAAAACATAGTTGGTTTCCTGGACTCCAGTATAACTGCAGTTGGAGCTGGCGATGTGTGGGAAGTCCTAATCTTAATGGACTTCTGTCGAG GCGGGCAGGTGGTCAACCTAATGAACCAGCGGTTGCAAACAGGCTTCACTGAAGCCGAGGCGTTACAGATCTTTTGTGACACGTGTGAAGCAGTCGCTCGCCTCCACCAGGGCCCGGCTCCAATAGTCCATCGCGATCTCAAG GTGGAAAACATTCTTCTACACGACCGGGGACACTACGTGCTCTGTGATTTTGGAAGTGCCACCAACTGCTTTCAAAATCCTCAGACAGAGGGCGTCGCAGTTGTGGAGGAAGAAATCAAAAA GTACACTACTCTGTCATACCGCGCTCCAGAAATGGTCAACCTCTACGCCGGAATGATTATCACAACAAAGGCAGATATTTGG GCCATGGGTTGTCTACTCTACAAACTGTGCTACTTCACACTTCCTTTTGGGGAGAGCCAAGTGGCTATTTGTGATGGAAGTTTCACAATCCCAGACAATTCCCGCTACTCCCACGACATGCACTGTCTGATCA GGTACATGCTGGAACCTGACCCAGAAAAGAGACCAGACATCTACCAAATATCCCACTTTGCCTTTAAACTGGCTCGACGAGAGTGTCCAGTCCCAAATGAACAC AATTCACCTATTCCTGCAAAACTCCCCGAGCCTGTCCGAGCCAGTGAAGCAGTGGCCAAAAAGAGTCAAACCAAAGCCAG GATCACAGACCCCGTTCCAACCTTGGAAACCTCGATTGCACCTCGGCAACGACCGAAGGCTGGCCAGGCTCAGCCCCAGCCGATATCGGGCATTCTTCCCATCCAGTCCGCTCTCACCCCACGCAAGAGACCCAATGCGGGTACACCACAGGCAATAG GTGTTGGCATCAATGTCCCAGCTGCTGTCCAAGCGGTCCAACAGGCTCCTGTTGCACAGGCTGCAGCGTCATCAGCTCAGACCGCCAACATGCAGCCGCAGGCCAcactgcagcatcagcagctcctcatgaagcagcagcagcagcagcagcaagccgCAGCCTTCTTAAGCCCACAGAGCAACCAGCAG CATCAACTGGTTCAGAGcctcgtccagcagcagcaaatACAAAAAGCGCCTCAGGCGTGTAGCGTGCTGCCGTCCAAACATAAACCTGTTCCTCCAGTTATTACCTTGCAACACCAGCAGCATATAGCCGCTGTCCATGAAACTGCAGCTTCTCATCTGACCCCCATTCCTGAGTCTGCAGTCGTCCCTGCGGCTGACCCAGAG AAGgctggtcatgtgactcacagagTCGGGTCATTGACGCCTCCCTCGTCGCCAAAGATAGCGCCCAAAAGCGGTCACAGGCGCATACTGAGCGACGTCACGCACAGCGCCGTGTTCGGGGTTCCAGTCAGCAAGTCCACCCAGCTGCTCCAGGCTGCCGCAGCTGAGGCTAGCCTCAACAAGTCCAA ATCAGCCAGCACCACTCCATCCGGCTCCCCTTGCTCGTCCCAGCAGAGTGTGTATCATGCGGGTGGCGCTGACGCCCCGGCAGCTCCTGCTGCGCCCGACACTCAGCCGAGCTGGAACCCCTTTGGGGATGATAACTTCTCCAAACTAACAGCAGAGGAGCTCCTTAACAAAGACTTTGCCAAGCTGGCTGAGG ctgctgcagcagcagagaaggCTACGGGCTCCATTGAAAATCTCATTCCAGGGCTCATTGCTTTTCCAG CTGAAAGATCTGCAGACATCCTCACTGCAGGTCCAGCGTTGTTGACTGCCCCGGACCCTCTTAATAGCCTCTCCCTCTCAGACACCACAG AGAAGCTGATTAAGGGACTGACGTCCCCTGAACCTTCTCTGCTGCTCCCTGACCTCTTAACCCTGGCCAACCCCTTCGGTACTGCCGCAGAGAGCTCCATCAACG ACTCCCTCACAGGGGAGGACTCGTTGCTGGGTTGCGACCTTCTGTCTCATACTTGTCCTCCTGCAAACCAGTCTGTTTCTGCtctgccttcctcctcctgctcctctgctcaCCCCGGCTGCAGCTCTGGATCTtgtctggaggagctgctgcctggTCAGGTGGCTTCTG ATGTTCAGAGGCAGAGTAATGGCTACTCTGTGCTCGGAGAGGGACAGGAGACCGAACCTCCGGCGGCAGACTCTCAAGCAAACGAGGGATGTGTGCACTccagtgatgaagatgaagacaatgaggaggaggaggaggaagaaccgGGCCATAGGGAAGAGCAGGAGGATGAGGGCGCCATGGAGAGTCACGCAGCCTCACATGACTTCAGCGGCTCCCGACCGCTGCTGCTGGACtctgaggatgaagatgagcaAGGACCGGACTTGGCCCTCCACTCGTCACCGCACTGCAGCGCCGGACCAACGACGCAACCATCCGCTACCTTCCACCAACCGACTCCGAGCACCTTTGCGCACAATCACTTCCAACAGGCACACGAGTCGGCCAAAGGGGCGTGCGTTGCCGGCGACGTCTTCTCGAAGGCCCCCTTTCAGAGTGTGCAAGACGAAGCGGCCGACGTGTTCGCCAACGCTCCGTTCCCACGTGGCCCGCTCGCCGCTCCGCAGGCCTTTGATGttttttctcaggctcccttcggaaaaagaaaggagaatcTCGGAGGTCAGCATCCTCACGCCGCCGGAGTGCACGCCGTGACCCCCGATCAAGGCGCGTTGGGAGAAGTTGCCCAACAACCTTTCCGCCCACAAGCTCTGGCCAAATATTCCCGACACTTTGAGGGACCTGTGCCCCAGCAGCCCCCGGCCGCTCATCGAGTGGCGGCTAACGTGAGCAGGCGCGGCGCTGCGGCGTCGGCCCCCGCAGAACATCTTCACTCATGGACCTCAGAGGCGAGCGCCGTGGACCCCTTCGTCTCTGCACCGTTCCACCTCAAGGCCCCGCAAGAAAAGCCCTGA
- the aak1a gene encoding AP2-associated protein kinase 1 isoform X1: MKKFFDSRRELVGSGPGSGVGGGGGAGSGGGGSFIGRVFTIGRYQVTVEEIVAEGGFAIVFLVRTHQGVRCALKRMYVNDEHDLQVCQLEIQIMRDLVGNKNIVGFLDSSITAVGAGDVWEVLILMDFCRGGQVVNLMNQRLQTGFTEAEALQIFCDTCEAVARLHQGPAPIVHRDLKVENILLHDRGHYVLCDFGSATNCFQNPQTEGVAVVEEEIKKYTTLSYRAPEMVNLYAGMIITTKADIWAMGCLLYKLCYFTLPFGESQVAICDGSFTIPDNSRYSHDMHCLIRYMLEPDPEKRPDIYQISHFAFKLARRECPVPNEHNSPIPAKLPEPVRASEAVAKKSQTKARITDPVPTLETSIAPRQRPKAGQAQPQPISGILPIQSALTPRKRPNAGTPQAIGVGINVPAAVQAVQQAPVAQAAASSAQTANMQPQATLQHQQLLMKQQQQQQQAAAFLSPQSNQQHQLVQSLVQQQQIQKAPQACSVLPSKHKPVPPVITLQHQQHIAAVHETAASHLTPIPESAVVPAADPEKAGHVTHRVGSLTPPSSPKIAPKSGHRRILSDVTHSAVFGVPVSKSTQLLQAAAAEASLNKSKSASTTPSGSPCSSQQSVYHAGGADAPAAPAAPDTQPSWNPFGDDNFSKLTAEELLNKDFAKLAEAAAAAEKATGSIENLIPGLIAFPAERSADILTAGPALLTAPDPLNSLSLSDTTEKLIKGLTSPEPSLLLPDLLTLANPFGTAAESSINDSLTGEDSLLGCDLLSHTCPPANQSVSALPSSSCSSAHPGCSSGSCLEELLPGQVASDSAFLMSCGEKGNGDEFDPIPVLISKNSNQDVQRQSNGYSVLGEGQETEPPAADSQANEGCVHSSDEDEDNEEEEEEEPGHREEQEDEGAMESHAASHDFSGSRPLLLDSEDEDEQGPDLALHSSPHCSAGPTTQPSATFHQPTPSTFAHNHFQQAHESAKGACVAGDVFSKAPFQSVQDEAADVFANAPFPRGPLAAPQAFDVFSQAPFGKRKENLGGQHPHAAGVHAVTPDQGALGEVAQQPFRPQALAKYSRHFEGPVPQQPPAAHRVAANVSRRGAAASAPAEHLHSWTSEASAVDPFVSAPFHLKAPQEKP, translated from the exons AGGGACCTAGTGGGGAACAAAAACATAGTTGGTTTCCTGGACTCCAGTATAACTGCAGTTGGAGCTGGCGATGTGTGGGAAGTCCTAATCTTAATGGACTTCTGTCGAG GCGGGCAGGTGGTCAACCTAATGAACCAGCGGTTGCAAACAGGCTTCACTGAAGCCGAGGCGTTACAGATCTTTTGTGACACGTGTGAAGCAGTCGCTCGCCTCCACCAGGGCCCGGCTCCAATAGTCCATCGCGATCTCAAG GTGGAAAACATTCTTCTACACGACCGGGGACACTACGTGCTCTGTGATTTTGGAAGTGCCACCAACTGCTTTCAAAATCCTCAGACAGAGGGCGTCGCAGTTGTGGAGGAAGAAATCAAAAA GTACACTACTCTGTCATACCGCGCTCCAGAAATGGTCAACCTCTACGCCGGAATGATTATCACAACAAAGGCAGATATTTGG GCCATGGGTTGTCTACTCTACAAACTGTGCTACTTCACACTTCCTTTTGGGGAGAGCCAAGTGGCTATTTGTGATGGAAGTTTCACAATCCCAGACAATTCCCGCTACTCCCACGACATGCACTGTCTGATCA GGTACATGCTGGAACCTGACCCAGAAAAGAGACCAGACATCTACCAAATATCCCACTTTGCCTTTAAACTGGCTCGACGAGAGTGTCCAGTCCCAAATGAACAC AATTCACCTATTCCTGCAAAACTCCCCGAGCCTGTCCGAGCCAGTGAAGCAGTGGCCAAAAAGAGTCAAACCAAAGCCAG GATCACAGACCCCGTTCCAACCTTGGAAACCTCGATTGCACCTCGGCAACGACCGAAGGCTGGCCAGGCTCAGCCCCAGCCGATATCGGGCATTCTTCCCATCCAGTCCGCTCTCACCCCACGCAAGAGACCCAATGCGGGTACACCACAGGCAATAG GTGTTGGCATCAATGTCCCAGCTGCTGTCCAAGCGGTCCAACAGGCTCCTGTTGCACAGGCTGCAGCGTCATCAGCTCAGACCGCCAACATGCAGCCGCAGGCCAcactgcagcatcagcagctcctcatgaagcagcagcagcagcagcagcaagccgCAGCCTTCTTAAGCCCACAGAGCAACCAGCAG CATCAACTGGTTCAGAGcctcgtccagcagcagcaaatACAAAAAGCGCCTCAGGCGTGTAGCGTGCTGCCGTCCAAACATAAACCTGTTCCTCCAGTTATTACCTTGCAACACCAGCAGCATATAGCCGCTGTCCATGAAACTGCAGCTTCTCATCTGACCCCCATTCCTGAGTCTGCAGTCGTCCCTGCGGCTGACCCAGAG AAGgctggtcatgtgactcacagagTCGGGTCATTGACGCCTCCCTCGTCGCCAAAGATAGCGCCCAAAAGCGGTCACAGGCGCATACTGAGCGACGTCACGCACAGCGCCGTGTTCGGGGTTCCAGTCAGCAAGTCCACCCAGCTGCTCCAGGCTGCCGCAGCTGAGGCTAGCCTCAACAAGTCCAA ATCAGCCAGCACCACTCCATCCGGCTCCCCTTGCTCGTCCCAGCAGAGTGTGTATCATGCGGGTGGCGCTGACGCCCCGGCAGCTCCTGCTGCGCCCGACACTCAGCCGAGCTGGAACCCCTTTGGGGATGATAACTTCTCCAAACTAACAGCAGAGGAGCTCCTTAACAAAGACTTTGCCAAGCTGGCTGAGG ctgctgcagcagcagagaaggCTACGGGCTCCATTGAAAATCTCATTCCAGGGCTCATTGCTTTTCCAG CTGAAAGATCTGCAGACATCCTCACTGCAGGTCCAGCGTTGTTGACTGCCCCGGACCCTCTTAATAGCCTCTCCCTCTCAGACACCACAG AGAAGCTGATTAAGGGACTGACGTCCCCTGAACCTTCTCTGCTGCTCCCTGACCTCTTAACCCTGGCCAACCCCTTCGGTACTGCCGCAGAGAGCTCCATCAACG ACTCCCTCACAGGGGAGGACTCGTTGCTGGGTTGCGACCTTCTGTCTCATACTTGTCCTCCTGCAAACCAGTCTGTTTCTGCtctgccttcctcctcctgctcctctgctcaCCCCGGCTGCAGCTCTGGATCTtgtctggaggagctgctgcctggTCAGGTGGCTTCTG ACTCTGCTTTCCTCATGTCGTGTGGGGAGAAGGGCAACGGAGACGAGTTTGACCCTATTCCTGTGCTCATCTCCAAAAACTCAAACCAAG ATGTTCAGAGGCAGAGTAATGGCTACTCTGTGCTCGGAGAGGGACAGGAGACCGAACCTCCGGCGGCAGACTCTCAAGCAAACGAGGGATGTGTGCACTccagtgatgaagatgaagacaatgaggaggaggaggaggaagaaccgGGCCATAGGGAAGAGCAGGAGGATGAGGGCGCCATGGAGAGTCACGCAGCCTCACATGACTTCAGCGGCTCCCGACCGCTGCTGCTGGACtctgaggatgaagatgagcaAGGACCGGACTTGGCCCTCCACTCGTCACCGCACTGCAGCGCCGGACCAACGACGCAACCATCCGCTACCTTCCACCAACCGACTCCGAGCACCTTTGCGCACAATCACTTCCAACAGGCACACGAGTCGGCCAAAGGGGCGTGCGTTGCCGGCGACGTCTTCTCGAAGGCCCCCTTTCAGAGTGTGCAAGACGAAGCGGCCGACGTGTTCGCCAACGCTCCGTTCCCACGTGGCCCGCTCGCCGCTCCGCAGGCCTTTGATGttttttctcaggctcccttcggaaaaagaaaggagaatcTCGGAGGTCAGCATCCTCACGCCGCCGGAGTGCACGCCGTGACCCCCGATCAAGGCGCGTTGGGAGAAGTTGCCCAACAACCTTTCCGCCCACAAGCTCTGGCCAAATATTCCCGACACTTTGAGGGACCTGTGCCCCAGCAGCCCCCGGCCGCTCATCGAGTGGCGGCTAACGTGAGCAGGCGCGGCGCTGCGGCGTCGGCCCCCGCAGAACATCTTCACTCATGGACCTCAGAGGCGAGCGCCGTGGACCCCTTCGTCTCTGCACCGTTCCACCTCAAGGCCCCGCAAGAAAAGCCCTGA